A window of Longimicrobium sp. contains these coding sequences:
- a CDS encoding GTP-binding protein: MAKAKFERNKPHVNVGTIGHVDHGKTTLTAAITRIQAAQGLADFISFDNIDKA; encoded by the coding sequence ATGGCCAAGGCTAAGTTCGAGCGCAACAAGCCGCACGTGAACGTGGGCACCATCGGGCACGTGGACCACGGCAAGACCACGCTGACGGCCGCGATCACGCGGATCCAGGCGGCCCAGGGGCTCGCCGACTTCATCAGCTTCGACAACATCGACAAGGCT